In Jaculus jaculus isolate mJacJac1 chromosome 4, mJacJac1.mat.Y.cur, whole genome shotgun sequence, a single genomic region encodes these proteins:
- the Fam161a gene encoding protein FAM161A isoform X3: MQELHPAAKMQADYNTISEVDEHVTYEDIANFSDIYHSNEEYFRKLEKLKAAHVETMAKLEKMYQDKLNLREVQPMIIREDSLSSSSVSEKNSCHPMLLVKSPSESELGRSSSLYTSLSEEELPMLERECLRKNRMMTYAKELINNMWTNFSVKDYIQCEDDDFQALEKPKKKPKAWAPTITVPVPFQMTIREQKKREEAMKARSDSDTAQKLLREQEEDLECKKKFRANPVPACVLVPLYQDIIRQNEERRRMIKEKSKQALLAAQKPFRFIAREEQKQAVREKQLRDFVKSKKAKRFKARPLPQSIYGSPTSDRLKEEELLKKIRMQRGAQELSENSFRFPCRPACRHFRNPKPKDLEQTGKLRCKKKGWCRKPDDEESPEIYKRHFSELNCPTRSTICKQFGLHETSSESGKRQKILADIRADEENLRETRWPFLSPRRKLAVRSASCKPRPCRGTPPRPTVSSRGREQAVRKNEKAWMKEYQQQLEEKEEKLKKRPFLFERVAQKNARMSAEKHYSNTLKALGISDEFVSKKGQSGKIFEYFIKQEMNSFTANKESFNEEEKTEERECEEENYIIDYSSQDSFKEKDEEVEESEVC, encoded by the exons CAGGCTGATTATAACACCATTTCTGAGGTGGATGAACATGTAACCTATGAGGACATTGCGAATTTTTCTGATATTTACCACTCTAAtgaagagtatttcaggaaactaGAAAAGCTGAAGGCTGCCCATGTAGAAACTATggcaaaattagaaaaaatgtaCCAAGATAAATTAAATTTAAGGGAAGTTCAGCCAATGATaattagagaagattctctctcTTCTAG TTCTGTGTCAGAAAAGAACTCCTGTCACCCTATGCTATTAGTGAAATCGCCTTCGGAGTCTGAGTTGGGTCGGTCTTCCTCTTTGTATACATCTTTGTCTGAAGAAGAGCTGCCCATGCTAGAAAGAGAGTGTCTCAGGAAAAACAGAATGATGACTTACGCTAAGGAGCTTATCAACAACATGTGGACCAACTTTAGTGTGAAAGATTATATTCAGTGTGAAGATGATGACTTTCAAgcacttgaaaaaccaaagaagaaaccaaaagcATGGGCGCCCACAATAACAGTACCTGTGCCTTTTCAAATGACCATTAGAGagcagaagaaaagagaagaggccATGAAAGCTAGATCAGATTCTGATACAGCCCAGAAACTACTCAGGGAACAAGAAGAAGACTTAGAGTGTAAGAAGAAATTCCGAGCCAACCCTGTTCCTGCTTGTGTCCTCGTTCCCCTGTATCAAGATATAATCAGGCAAAACGAAGAAAGGAGGAGAATGATAAAGGAGAAAAGCAAACAAGCTCTTTTGGCCGCACAAAAACCATTTAGATTTATTGCCAGGGAGGAACAGAAGCAAGCAGTCCGAGAAAAGCAGCTAAGAGACTTTGTGAAGTCTAAAAAAGCAAAGCGATTTAAAGCCAGGCCTCTACCTCAGTCTATTTATGGGTCACCTACCAGTGACAGGTTAAAAGAAGAAGAGCTTTTGAAAAAGATTAGGATGCAGAGGGGAGCCCAAGAACTCTCTGAGAATTCATTCCGTTTTCCTTGCCGGCCAGCCTGTAGACATTTTAGGAACCCCAAACCTAAAGATCTTGAACAGACTGGAAAGTTAAGATGTAAAAAGAAGGGTTGGTGCCGGAAACCAGATGATGAGGAAAGTCCTGAGATATATAAGAGGCACTTCTCAGAACTCAACTGTCCAACTCGCTCAACCATCTGTAAACAGTTTGGTCTTCATGAAACCTCAAGTGAATCTGGTAAAAGACAGAAAATTCTGGCAGACATTAGAGCTGATGAAGAAAATTTGAGAGAAACACGTTGGCCCTTTTTGTCTCCAAGGCGTAAGTTAGCAGTAAGAAGTGCCAGTTGCAAGCCCAGACCTTGTAGAGGCACCCCTCCAAGGCCCACCGTTTCTTCCAGAGGACGCGAACAAGCCGTAAG aaagaatgaaaaagcatGGATGAAAGAATACCAACAACagctagaagaaaaagaagaaaaattaaaaaagaggccATTTCTGTTTGAAAGAGTTGCTCAG AAAAATGCAAGGATGTCAGCAGAAAAGCATTATTCTAACACCCTAAAAGCACTAGGAATATCTGATGAGTTTGTTTCAAAGAAAGGCCAAAGTGGAAAAATATTTGAGTACTTCATCAAGCAAGAGATGAACAGTTTCACTGCAAATAAAGAAAg CtttaatgaagaagaaaaaacagaagagagagagtgtgaagaaGAAAACTATATTATTGATTACAGCAGCCAGGATTCTTTCAAGGAAAAAGATGAAGAGGTTGAAGAAAGTGAAGTATGTTAA
- the Fam161a gene encoding protein FAM161A isoform X1, giving the protein MQELHPAAKMQADYNTISEVDEHVTYEDIANFSDIYHSNEEYFRKLEKLKAAHVETMAKLEKMYQDKLNLREVQPMIIREDSLSSSSVSEKNSCHPMLLVKSPSESELGRSSSLYTSLSEEELPMLERECLRKNRMMTYAKELINNMWTNFSVKDYIQCEDDDFQALEKPKKKPKAWAPTITVPVPFQMTIREQKKREEAMKARSDSDTAQKLLREQEEDLECKKKFRANPVPACVLVPLYQDIIRQNEERRRMIKEKSKQALLAAQKPFRFIAREEQKQAVREKQLRDFVKSKKAKRFKARPLPQSIYGSPTSDRLKEEELLKKIRMQRGAQELSENSFRFPCRPACRHFRNPKPKDLEQTGKLRCKKKGWCRKPDDEESPEIYKRHFSELNCPTRSTICKQFGLHETSSESGKRQKILADIRADEENLRETRWPFLSPRRKLAVRSASCKPRPCRGTPPRPTVSSRGREQAVRRSLEEKKMLEEERNRILTKQKQRMNELQKLLTTRVKAYDSHQSLAQVSKARVKYLRKNEKAWMKEYQQQLEEKEEKLKKRPFLFERVAQKNARMSAEKHYSNTLKALGISDEFVSKKGQSGKIFEYFIKQEMNSFTANKESFNEEEKTEERECEEENYIIDYSSQDSFKEKDEEVEESEVC; this is encoded by the exons CAGGCTGATTATAACACCATTTCTGAGGTGGATGAACATGTAACCTATGAGGACATTGCGAATTTTTCTGATATTTACCACTCTAAtgaagagtatttcaggaaactaGAAAAGCTGAAGGCTGCCCATGTAGAAACTATggcaaaattagaaaaaatgtaCCAAGATAAATTAAATTTAAGGGAAGTTCAGCCAATGATaattagagaagattctctctcTTCTAG TTCTGTGTCAGAAAAGAACTCCTGTCACCCTATGCTATTAGTGAAATCGCCTTCGGAGTCTGAGTTGGGTCGGTCTTCCTCTTTGTATACATCTTTGTCTGAAGAAGAGCTGCCCATGCTAGAAAGAGAGTGTCTCAGGAAAAACAGAATGATGACTTACGCTAAGGAGCTTATCAACAACATGTGGACCAACTTTAGTGTGAAAGATTATATTCAGTGTGAAGATGATGACTTTCAAgcacttgaaaaaccaaagaagaaaccaaaagcATGGGCGCCCACAATAACAGTACCTGTGCCTTTTCAAATGACCATTAGAGagcagaagaaaagagaagaggccATGAAAGCTAGATCAGATTCTGATACAGCCCAGAAACTACTCAGGGAACAAGAAGAAGACTTAGAGTGTAAGAAGAAATTCCGAGCCAACCCTGTTCCTGCTTGTGTCCTCGTTCCCCTGTATCAAGATATAATCAGGCAAAACGAAGAAAGGAGGAGAATGATAAAGGAGAAAAGCAAACAAGCTCTTTTGGCCGCACAAAAACCATTTAGATTTATTGCCAGGGAGGAACAGAAGCAAGCAGTCCGAGAAAAGCAGCTAAGAGACTTTGTGAAGTCTAAAAAAGCAAAGCGATTTAAAGCCAGGCCTCTACCTCAGTCTATTTATGGGTCACCTACCAGTGACAGGTTAAAAGAAGAAGAGCTTTTGAAAAAGATTAGGATGCAGAGGGGAGCCCAAGAACTCTCTGAGAATTCATTCCGTTTTCCTTGCCGGCCAGCCTGTAGACATTTTAGGAACCCCAAACCTAAAGATCTTGAACAGACTGGAAAGTTAAGATGTAAAAAGAAGGGTTGGTGCCGGAAACCAGATGATGAGGAAAGTCCTGAGATATATAAGAGGCACTTCTCAGAACTCAACTGTCCAACTCGCTCAACCATCTGTAAACAGTTTGGTCTTCATGAAACCTCAAGTGAATCTGGTAAAAGACAGAAAATTCTGGCAGACATTAGAGCTGATGAAGAAAATTTGAGAGAAACACGTTGGCCCTTTTTGTCTCCAAGGCGTAAGTTAGCAGTAAGAAGTGCCAGTTGCAAGCCCAGACCTTGTAGAGGCACCCCTCCAAGGCCCACCGTTTCTTCCAGAGGACGCGAACAAGCCGTAAG GAGATCacttgaggaaaagaaaatgttggaagaagaaagaaatcggATTCTAACTAAACAGAagcaaagaatgaatgaattgcAGAAACTCCTGACAACACGGGTTAAGGCTTATGACTCCCATCAAAGTTTAGCTCAAGTGTCCAAAGCAAGAGTAAAATATCTCAG aaagaatgaaaaagcatGGATGAAAGAATACCAACAACagctagaagaaaaagaagaaaaattaaaaaagaggccATTTCTGTTTGAAAGAGTTGCTCAG AAAAATGCAAGGATGTCAGCAGAAAAGCATTATTCTAACACCCTAAAAGCACTAGGAATATCTGATGAGTTTGTTTCAAAGAAAGGCCAAAGTGGAAAAATATTTGAGTACTTCATCAAGCAAGAGATGAACAGTTTCACTGCAAATAAAGAAAg CtttaatgaagaagaaaaaacagaagagagagagtgtgaagaaGAAAACTATATTATTGATTACAGCAGCCAGGATTCTTTCAAGGAAAAAGATGAAGAGGTTGAAGAAAGTGAAGTATGTTAA
- the Fam161a gene encoding protein FAM161A isoform X2, with the protein MQELHPAAKMQADYNTISEVDEHVTYEDIANFSDIYHSNEEYFRKLEKLKAAHVETMAKLEKMYQDKLNLREVQPMIIREDSLSSSSVSEKNSCHPMLLVKSPSESELGRSSSLYTSLSEEELPMLERECLRKNRMMTYAKELINNMWTNFSVKDYIQCEDDDFQALEKPKKKPKAWAPTITVPVPFQMTIREQKKREEAMKARSDSDTAQKLLREQEEDLECKKKFRANPVPACVLVPLYQDIIRQNEERRRMIKEKSKQALLAAQKPFRFIAREEQKQAVREKQLRDFVKSKKAKRFKARPLPQSIYGSPTSDRLKEEELLKKIRMQRGAQELSENSFRFPCRPACRHFRNPKPKDLEQTGKLRCKKKGWCRKPDDEESPEIYKRHFSELNCPTRSTICKQFGLHETSSESGKRQKILADIRADEENLRETRWPFLSPRRKLAVRSASCKPRPCRGTPPRPTVSSRGREQAVRRSLEEKKMLEEERNRILTKQKQRMNELQKLLTTRVKAYDSHQSLAQVSKARVKYLRKNEKAWMKEYQQQLEEKEEKLKKRPFLFERVAQKNARMSAEKHYSNTLKALGISDEFVSKKGQSGKIFEYFIKQEMNSFTANKERV; encoded by the exons CAGGCTGATTATAACACCATTTCTGAGGTGGATGAACATGTAACCTATGAGGACATTGCGAATTTTTCTGATATTTACCACTCTAAtgaagagtatttcaggaaactaGAAAAGCTGAAGGCTGCCCATGTAGAAACTATggcaaaattagaaaaaatgtaCCAAGATAAATTAAATTTAAGGGAAGTTCAGCCAATGATaattagagaagattctctctcTTCTAG TTCTGTGTCAGAAAAGAACTCCTGTCACCCTATGCTATTAGTGAAATCGCCTTCGGAGTCTGAGTTGGGTCGGTCTTCCTCTTTGTATACATCTTTGTCTGAAGAAGAGCTGCCCATGCTAGAAAGAGAGTGTCTCAGGAAAAACAGAATGATGACTTACGCTAAGGAGCTTATCAACAACATGTGGACCAACTTTAGTGTGAAAGATTATATTCAGTGTGAAGATGATGACTTTCAAgcacttgaaaaaccaaagaagaaaccaaaagcATGGGCGCCCACAATAACAGTACCTGTGCCTTTTCAAATGACCATTAGAGagcagaagaaaagagaagaggccATGAAAGCTAGATCAGATTCTGATACAGCCCAGAAACTACTCAGGGAACAAGAAGAAGACTTAGAGTGTAAGAAGAAATTCCGAGCCAACCCTGTTCCTGCTTGTGTCCTCGTTCCCCTGTATCAAGATATAATCAGGCAAAACGAAGAAAGGAGGAGAATGATAAAGGAGAAAAGCAAACAAGCTCTTTTGGCCGCACAAAAACCATTTAGATTTATTGCCAGGGAGGAACAGAAGCAAGCAGTCCGAGAAAAGCAGCTAAGAGACTTTGTGAAGTCTAAAAAAGCAAAGCGATTTAAAGCCAGGCCTCTACCTCAGTCTATTTATGGGTCACCTACCAGTGACAGGTTAAAAGAAGAAGAGCTTTTGAAAAAGATTAGGATGCAGAGGGGAGCCCAAGAACTCTCTGAGAATTCATTCCGTTTTCCTTGCCGGCCAGCCTGTAGACATTTTAGGAACCCCAAACCTAAAGATCTTGAACAGACTGGAAAGTTAAGATGTAAAAAGAAGGGTTGGTGCCGGAAACCAGATGATGAGGAAAGTCCTGAGATATATAAGAGGCACTTCTCAGAACTCAACTGTCCAACTCGCTCAACCATCTGTAAACAGTTTGGTCTTCATGAAACCTCAAGTGAATCTGGTAAAAGACAGAAAATTCTGGCAGACATTAGAGCTGATGAAGAAAATTTGAGAGAAACACGTTGGCCCTTTTTGTCTCCAAGGCGTAAGTTAGCAGTAAGAAGTGCCAGTTGCAAGCCCAGACCTTGTAGAGGCACCCCTCCAAGGCCCACCGTTTCTTCCAGAGGACGCGAACAAGCCGTAAG GAGATCacttgaggaaaagaaaatgttggaagaagaaagaaatcggATTCTAACTAAACAGAagcaaagaatgaatgaattgcAGAAACTCCTGACAACACGGGTTAAGGCTTATGACTCCCATCAAAGTTTAGCTCAAGTGTCCAAAGCAAGAGTAAAATATCTCAG aaagaatgaaaaagcatGGATGAAAGAATACCAACAACagctagaagaaaaagaagaaaaattaaaaaagaggccATTTCTGTTTGAAAGAGTTGCTCAG AAAAATGCAAGGATGTCAGCAGAAAAGCATTATTCTAACACCCTAAAAGCACTAGGAATATCTGATGAGTTTGTTTCAAAGAAAGGCCAAAGTGGAAAAATATTTGAGTACTTCATCAAGCAAGAGATGAACAGTTTCACTGCAAATAAAGAAAg agtgtga
- the Fam161a gene encoding protein FAM161A isoform X4, which translates to MQELHPAAKMQADYNTISEVDEHVTYEDIANFSDIYHSNEEYFRKLEKLKAAHVETMAKLEKMYQDKLNLREVQPMIIREDSLSSSSVSEKNSCHPMLLVKSPSESELGRSSSLYTSLSEEELPMLERECLRKNRMMTYAKELINNMWTNFSVKDYIQCEDDDFQALEKPKKKPKAWAPTITVPVPFQMTIREQKKREEAMKARSDSDTAQKLLREQEEDLECKKKFRANPVPACVLVPLYQDIIRQNEERRRMIKEKSKQALLAAQKPFRFIAREEQKQAVREKQLRDFVKSKKAKRFKARPLPQSIYGSPTSDRLKEEELLKKIRMQRGAQELSENSFRFPCRPACRHFRNPKPKDLEQTGKLRCKKKGWCRKPDDEESPEIYKRHFSELNCPTRSTICKQFGLHETSSESGKRQKILADIRADEENLRETRWPFLSPRRKLAVRSASCKPRPCRGTPPRPTVSSRGREQAVRKNEKAWMKEYQQQLEEKEEKLKKRPFLFERVAQVVFIGI; encoded by the exons CAGGCTGATTATAACACCATTTCTGAGGTGGATGAACATGTAACCTATGAGGACATTGCGAATTTTTCTGATATTTACCACTCTAAtgaagagtatttcaggaaactaGAAAAGCTGAAGGCTGCCCATGTAGAAACTATggcaaaattagaaaaaatgtaCCAAGATAAATTAAATTTAAGGGAAGTTCAGCCAATGATaattagagaagattctctctcTTCTAG TTCTGTGTCAGAAAAGAACTCCTGTCACCCTATGCTATTAGTGAAATCGCCTTCGGAGTCTGAGTTGGGTCGGTCTTCCTCTTTGTATACATCTTTGTCTGAAGAAGAGCTGCCCATGCTAGAAAGAGAGTGTCTCAGGAAAAACAGAATGATGACTTACGCTAAGGAGCTTATCAACAACATGTGGACCAACTTTAGTGTGAAAGATTATATTCAGTGTGAAGATGATGACTTTCAAgcacttgaaaaaccaaagaagaaaccaaaagcATGGGCGCCCACAATAACAGTACCTGTGCCTTTTCAAATGACCATTAGAGagcagaagaaaagagaagaggccATGAAAGCTAGATCAGATTCTGATACAGCCCAGAAACTACTCAGGGAACAAGAAGAAGACTTAGAGTGTAAGAAGAAATTCCGAGCCAACCCTGTTCCTGCTTGTGTCCTCGTTCCCCTGTATCAAGATATAATCAGGCAAAACGAAGAAAGGAGGAGAATGATAAAGGAGAAAAGCAAACAAGCTCTTTTGGCCGCACAAAAACCATTTAGATTTATTGCCAGGGAGGAACAGAAGCAAGCAGTCCGAGAAAAGCAGCTAAGAGACTTTGTGAAGTCTAAAAAAGCAAAGCGATTTAAAGCCAGGCCTCTACCTCAGTCTATTTATGGGTCACCTACCAGTGACAGGTTAAAAGAAGAAGAGCTTTTGAAAAAGATTAGGATGCAGAGGGGAGCCCAAGAACTCTCTGAGAATTCATTCCGTTTTCCTTGCCGGCCAGCCTGTAGACATTTTAGGAACCCCAAACCTAAAGATCTTGAACAGACTGGAAAGTTAAGATGTAAAAAGAAGGGTTGGTGCCGGAAACCAGATGATGAGGAAAGTCCTGAGATATATAAGAGGCACTTCTCAGAACTCAACTGTCCAACTCGCTCAACCATCTGTAAACAGTTTGGTCTTCATGAAACCTCAAGTGAATCTGGTAAAAGACAGAAAATTCTGGCAGACATTAGAGCTGATGAAGAAAATTTGAGAGAAACACGTTGGCCCTTTTTGTCTCCAAGGCGTAAGTTAGCAGTAAGAAGTGCCAGTTGCAAGCCCAGACCTTGTAGAGGCACCCCTCCAAGGCCCACCGTTTCTTCCAGAGGACGCGAACAAGCCGTAAG aaagaatgaaaaagcatGGATGAAAGAATACCAACAACagctagaagaaaaagaagaaaaattaaaaaagaggccATTTCTGTTTGAAAGAGTTGCTCAGGTTGTGTTTATTGGAATTTAG